A window from Malania oleifera isolate guangnan ecotype guangnan chromosome 7, ASM2987363v1, whole genome shotgun sequence encodes these proteins:
- the LOC131160387 gene encoding uncharacterized protein LOC131160387, which translates to MTVSDGNTSYIKMPWRRGKSPGWAAYDLKQRKKQGLEPELDNEPFPPMSSTLASLRSCKNPLQPADTQLPERPFSSALIPSMTEKRECNKLLQVSDSGSKHGNKVLEGNNYVPIFKKLKEIHSWADDSLIEDIMAAVDNDVIKASVLLRTMVSAEEFELNKETNITGLDSTLGSTLFDKNTPEVDKDVSLGEFVNLAELGTALEDHLPSKNKVLTDEHASCDNMLLDNTAHLKFITGQLSSVPVEPEWEEDDLYLSHRKDAIRMMRSASQHSKAANNAFLRGDHFFAQKLSLKAREEWMAAERLNSKAAKEILSIRNIKNDLWKLDLHGLHAVEAVHALQEHLQRIETHLSLNRSVSPNRCKTNTRVVRSPSLESLNFMDKKELDKRHMLSRERPTSLEVITGIGNHSRGQAALPTTVRSFLIENGYRFDEARPGAISVRPKYHHR; encoded by the exons ATGACCGTGAGTGACGGCAATACGTCATATATTAAGATGCCTTGGAGGAGGGGTAAGTCTCCTGGTTGGGCAGCTTATGACCTTAAACAACGGAAGAAACAAGGGCTTGAACCTGAACTCGATAATGAGCCTTTCCCACCCATGTCAAGCACCCTTGCTTCTTTGCGCTCATGTAAAAATCCTCTGCAGCCAGCTGATACGCAACTTCCAGAGAGGCCATTCTCATCTGCACTCATACCTTCCATGACAGAGAAAAGGGAGTGCAATAAACTGTTACAAGTTAGTGATTCTGGTAGCAAACATGGCAATAAGGTTCTGGAGGGAAATAATTATGTTCCAATCTTTAAGAAGCTCAAAGAGATCCACTCCTGGGCTGATGATAGCTTGATTGAAGATATCATGGCAGCTGTAGACAATGATGTCATAAAGGCATCAGTTTTATTGAGAACTATGGTTTCTGCCGAGGAATTTGAACTGAATAAGGAAACAAACATTACAGGGTTAGATTCTACTCTTGGAAGCACTCTATTTGACAAAAATACCCCAGAAGTGGATAAAGATGTTTCGTTGGGAGAGTTTGTGAACCTTGCAGAACTAGGTACTGCTCTTGAGGATCATCTTCCTTCTAAGAACAAAGTGTTGACTGATGAACATGCTTCTTGTGACAATATGCTTTTGGATAACACTGCACATTTGAAATTTATTACGGGGCAGTTGAGTTCTGTGCCTGTTGAGCCTGAGTGGGAAGAGGATGATCTCTACTTGAGTCATCGGAAAGATGCAATAAGGATGATGAG GTCAGCATCTCAGCATTCAAAGGCAGCCAATAATGCCTTTCTAAGAGGTGATCACTTCTTTGCCCAAAAACTTTCCCTTAAAGCTCGCGAAGAATGGATGGCTGCTGAAAGGCTTAATTCTAAGGCAGCAAAGGAAATTCTTAGCATCAGGAATATCAAAAATGATTTGTGGAAACTGGACTTGCATGGTCTTCATGCTGTGGAAGCTGTTCATGCCTTGCAGGAACACTTGCAGAGGATTGAAACCCACCTGTCATTGAATCGTTCAGTATCCCCTAATAGATGCAAGACAAACACAAGGGTTGTGCGTTCCCCATCTCTGGAGTCACTTAATTTCATGGACAAAAAAGAGTTGGATAAACGACATATGTTATCCAGAGAGAGACCAACTTCATTAGAAGTTATAACAG GTATAGGTAATCATAGCAGAGGACAAGCTGCCCTCCCAACCACTGTTAGAAGTTTCCTTATTGAAAATGG TTATCGTTTTGATGAAGCCAGACCAGGAGCTATCTCTGTCCGCCCTAAGTACCACCATAGGTGA
- the LOC131160386 gene encoding DNA (cytosine-5)-methyltransferase 1-like, with the protein MGSAALLDSNPPPSDSTVPALSGKKKSETEAALKSEADNINNVAEAGHKKKKRSASESSEEPAGSRKMPKRAAACSNFKERSVRISEKPSIIETRKDQSVNEEIVAVHLTSGQEEGRPNRRLTDFVFHDLDGLPQPLEMLEVDDLFISGLILPLNESSDKEKEKGVRCEGFGRIEEWTISGYEDGYPVIWVSTDIADYDCGKPAGSYRKLYDQFFEKARACIEVYKRLSKSSGGNPDTSLDELLAGVARSMSGSKCFSGGVSIKDFVISQGEFIYNQLIGLDDTSKKTDQKFVELSVLIALRDESSKLVDFLQVKAASSGGALVIGSDAIDGENKMNQSGLSSCADDENENVKLAKLLQEEEYWKSMKQRRNQRSTLKSSKFYIKINEDEIANDYPLPAYYKPCDYEMDEYVIFDSDISVCDTDQLPRSMLHNWSLYNSDSRLISLELLPMKPCADIDVTIFGSGVMTADDGSGFFLDSDPSAAAGSGAQDVNGIPIYLSAIKEWMIEFGSSMVFISIRTDMAWYRLGKPSKQYCPWYETVLKTARLAISIITMLKEQSRVSRLSFADVIKKVSEYEKNHPAYISSNPVAVERYVVVHGQIILQQFAEFPDEKIKKCAFVVGLTNKMEERHHTKWIVKKKKIVQKNEPNLNPRAGMETVVSKRKLMQATTTRLINRIWGDYYSNCLPEDSKEGENCEVKEEEEVEEQEENEEDDIEEEKSLMLEKIQKPCSVSTRSKPCAMSDEVSWDGESIGKTCSGRELYKQAVFRGEVIAVGGAILVEIDESDELPAIYFVEFMFETSDGSKMFHGRRMERGSQTVLGNAANDREVFLTNKCMEFEVADVKQTVVVEIRLMPWGHQHGKENASADKIDRARAEERKRKGLPIEYYCKSLYCPERGAFLSLSHDSIGLGSGFCHSCKINEAQLENEKFRVNLSETGFGHRGTEYTVQDFIYISPHHFSVERVGNETFKGGRNVGLKAYVVCQLLDIIVPKAPKQAEINSTQVKVRRFFRPEDVSSEKAYCSDIREVYYSEETHVFSVEKIEGRCEVRKKHDLPPFDSHGISEHIFFCERLYDPSNGSLKQLPAKIKLCYSTGKVVDAASNRKKKGKCKEGEDDLEAEEKSDVPQQNRLATLDIFSGCGGLSEGLQQAGVSITKWAIEYEEPAGDAFKLNHSESLVFVKNCNVILRAVMEKCGDTDDCISTSEAAELAASLSEKEIDDLPQPGQVDFINGGPPCQGFSGMNRFNQSTWSKVQCEMILAFLSFADYFRPKYFLLENVRNFVSFNKGQTFRLTLASLLEMGYQVRFGILEAGTYGVSQSRKRAFIWAASPEEILPEWPEPMHVFSVPELKITLSENEQYAAVRSTASGAPFRAITVRDTIGDLPAVGNGASNIKLEYQNEAVSWFQKKIRGNNLVLTDHISKEMNELNLIRCQRIPKRPGADWRDLSDEKVKLSTGQVVDLIPWCLPNTAKRHNQWKGLFGRLDWEGNFPTSITDPQPMGKVGMCFHPEQDRILTVRECARSQGFPDGYQFSGNIQHKHRQIGNAVPPPLAYALGRKLKEAVAGRSAQSANKC; encoded by the exons ATGGGTTCTGCAGCTCTCTTGGATTCCAATCCTCCACCTAGCGATTCAACTGTTCCTGCTTTATCCG GAAAGAAGAAAAGTGAAACTGAAGCTGCACTGAAGTCTGAagctgataatattaataatgtagCTGAAGCTGGTCACAAGAAAAAGAAGCGTAGTGCATCTGAGTCCAGTGAAGAGCCTGCTGGTTCTCGTAAAATGCCAAAGCGAGCTGCTGCCTGTTCCAATTTCAAGGAGAGATCTGTTCGTATATCTGAAAAGCCTTCTATTATTGAAACAAGGAAGGATCAGTCAGTCAATGAAGAGATAGTTGCTGTACACTTGACTTCTGGACAAGAAGAGGGTCGACCAAATAGAAGACTCACAGATTTTGTCTTCCATGATTTGGACGGGCTCCCTCAGCCCCTTGAGATGTTGGAAGTTGATGATCTATTTATCTCTGGCCTTATATTGCCTTTGAATGAAAGTTCTgacaaagagaaggaaaaaggagTCAGATGTGAAGGTTTTGGGCGAATAGAAGAATGGACAATTTCTGGTTATGAAGATGGATATCCTGTAATATGGGTTTCAACAGATATTGCTGATTATGACTGTGGAAAGCCTGCAGGTAGTTACAGAAAGTTATATGATCAATTCTTTGAGAAGGCTCGTGCATGTATCGAGGTTTATAAAAGACTCTCAAAATCTTCAGGAGGGAACCCTGATACAAGTCTTGATGAGTTGCTTGCTGGGGTTGCTCGATCAATGAGTGGAAGTAAGTGCTTCTCTGGTGGGGTATCAATCAAGGACTTTGTCATTTCTCAGGGAGAGTTCATCTATAACCAACTGATCGGCTTGGATGACACGTCCAAAAAGACTGATCAGAAATTTGTGGAGTTGTCTGTCCTTATTGCTCTTAGAGATGAGAGCAGCAAGCTTGTTGATTTTTTGCAAGTGAAAGCAGCATCGTCTGGTGGAGCTTTGGTGATCGGATCAGATGCAATAGATGGAGAAAACAAGATGAATCAATCTGGTTTGTCCAGTTGTGCAGATGATGAGAATGAGAATGTAAAGTTAGCAAAATTGTTGCAGGAAGAAGAGTACTGGAAATCAATGAAGCAGAGGAGAAATCAGCGTTCAACCTTGAAATCGAGCAAATTCTACATTAAAATCAATGAAGACGAGATTGCAAATGATTATCCTCTACCAGCATATTACAAGCCATGTGACTATGAAATGGATGAGTATGTAATTTTTGACAGTGACATTTCTGTGTGTGATACTGATCAACTTCCTCGAAGCATGCTTCACAACTGGTCTCTATACAACTCAGACTCAAGGTTGATTTCATTGGAGTTGCTTCCGATGAAGCCATGTGCAGATATTGATGTAACAATATTTGGGTCTGGGGTTATGACTGCTGATGATGGAAGTGGATTCTTCCTTGACTCCGATCCTAGTGCTGCAGCTGGTTCAGGAGCACAGGATGTGAATGGGATTCCGATTTATTTGAGTGCAATCAAGGAATGGATGATTGAGTTTGGATCATCAATGGTTTTCATATCGATCAGAACAGATATGGCCTG GTATAGGCTTGGGAAGCCATCAAAGCAGTATTGTCCGTGGTATGAGACAGTTCTGAAAACTGCAAGGCTGGCAATAAGCATTATTACAATGCTGAAAGAGCAGAGCCGTGTATCCCGCCTTTCTTTTGCAGATGTAATTAAAAAAGTTTCTGAGTACGAGAAGAACCATCCAGCTTATATTTCTTCTAATCCTGTGGCTGTGGAGAGATACGTGGTTGTTCATGGGCAGATTATACTGCAGCAGTTTGCAGAATTTCCAGatgaaaaaattaagaaatgtgCATTTGTGGTTGGTCTTACAAACAAAATGGAGGAGAGACATCACACTAAGTGGATagtgaagaaaaagaaaattgtgCAGAAGAATGAACCAAACCTTAATCCAAGGGCAGGGATGGAAACTGTAGTGTCTAAGAGGAAACTTATGCAGGCAACGACAACAAGGCTTATTAACAGAATCTGGGGTGATTACTATTCAAATTGCTTGCCCGAGGAttcaaaagaaggagaaaattgTGAAGTGAAAGAGGAGGAAGAAGTGGAGGAGCAAGAGGAAAATGAAGAGGATGATATTGAAGAGGAAAAGTCACTGATGTTAGAGAAAATCCAAAAGCCTTGTTCAGTGTCAACACGAAGCAAGCCGTGTGCAATGAGCGATGAAGTAAGTTGGGATGGGGAATCCATAGGCAAAACTTGTTCTGGTAGGGAACTTTATAAACAAGCTGTTTTCCGTGGAGAAGTAATTGCAGTGGGAGGTGCTATTTTGGTAGAAATTGATGAATCAGATGAACTTCCTGCCATTTATTTTGTGGAGTTTATGTTTGAAACATCAGATGGAAGCAAGATGTTTCATGGAAGGAGGATGGAGCGAGGATCTCAAACTGTCCTCGGCAATGCTGCTAATGACAGGGAGGTATTTCTAACAAATAAGTGCATGGAGTTTGAAGTGGCAGATGTTAAACAAACAGTTGTTGTAGAGATCCGGTTGATGCCTTGGGGACATCAGCATGGAAAAGAAAATGCCAGTGCTGATAAAATTGATAGAGCAAGGGCAGAAGAGAGGAAGAGGAAAGGATTGCCAATCGAATATTACTGTAAAAGCTTGTATTGTCCTGAGAGGGGTGCTTTCCTTAGTCTTTCCCATGATTCTATTGGTCTTGGGTCTGGTTTTTGCCACTCTTGTAAAATAAATGAAGCACagttagaaaatgaaaaatttagAGTAAATTTGTCTGAGACTGGCTTTGGACACCGGGGGACTGAGTATACTGTTCAAGACTTTATTTATATAAGCCCCCATCACTTTTCTGTGGAAAGAGTGGGGAATGAAACTTTCAAGGGAGGCAGGAATGTGGGCTTGAAGGCTTATGTTGTATGTCAATTGTTAGATATAATTGTTCCAAAGGCACCCAAACAAGCTGAAATAAATTCTACCCAGGTTAAAGTCAGGAGATTTTTCAGACCAGAGGATGTTTCATCTGAAAAGGCATACTGTTCTGATATAAGAGAG GTCTATTATAGCGAAGAAACACATGTTTTTTCGGTTGAGAAAATAGAAGGGAGATGTGAAGTCAGAAAGAAGCATGACCTTCCACCGTTTGATTCCCATGGAATCTCTGAGCATATCTTCTTCTGTGAACGTCTATATGATCCTTCCAATGGGTCCCTCAAGCAG TTGCCAGCCAAGATCAAGTTATGTTACTCAACTGGGAAGGTAGTTGATGCTGCTTCCAATAGAAAGAAAAAGGGCAAGTGCAAGGAAGGAGAAGATGATTTAGAAGCTGAAGAAAAATCTGATGTACCTCAGCAGAATCGCTTGGCCACATTAGATATTTTTTCTGGTTGTGGGGGCTTGTCAGAGGGATTGCAGCAGGCTG GTGTCTCAATAACCAAGTGGGCAATTGAATATGAAGAGCCTGCTGGAGATGCTTTTAAGCTTAATCATTCGGAGTCATTGGTTTTTGTAAAAAACTGTAATGTGATTTTGAG AGCTGTGATGGAAAAGTGTGGCGACACTGATGATTGTATATCAACTTCTGAGGCTGCTGAATTAGCAGCATCTCTGAGCGAAAAGGAAATTGATGATTTGCCACAGCCTGGACAAGTTGATTTCATTAATGGAGGGCCTCCTTGTCAG GGTTTCTCTGGAATGAACAGGTTTAACCAAAGCACATGGAGCAAAGTTCAGTGCGAAATGATATTAGCATTTTTGTCTTTTGCAGACTATTTTAGACCAAAATATTTCCTCCTGGAGAATGTTAGAAACTTTGTATCTTTTAACAAGGGGCAGACATTTCGTTTGACTTTAGCTTCCCTTCTTGAGATGGGTTACCAG GTGAGGTTTGGTATATTGGAAGCCGGAACATATGGAGTTTCCCAGTCTCGAAAACGAGCATTTATATGGGCAGCCTCCCCAGAAGAGATTCTCCCTGAATGGCCTGAGCCAATGCATGTTTTTTCTGTTCCAGAACTGAAAATCACATTGTCAGAAAATGAGCAGTATGCTGCAGTTCGTAGCACTGCAAGTGGGGCTCCTTTCCGAGCTATTACTGTAAGAGATACAATTGGAGATCTCCCAGCTGTTGGAAATGGGGCATCTAATATAAAGTTAGAG TATCAAAATGAAGCTGTCTCCTGGTTTCAAAAGAAGATTCGAGGGAACAATTTGGTTCTGACAGATcatatatcaaaagaaatgaaTGAGCTGAATCTCATTCGCTGTCAGAGAATTCCAAAGCGACCAGGTGCTGATTGGCGTGACCTTTCAGATGAAAAG GTCAAATTGTCTACTGGGCAAGTGGTTGATTTGATACCATGGTGCCTGCCAAACACAGCCAAGAGGCACAATCAGTGGAAGGGGCTTTTTGGAAGGTTAGATTGGGAGGGAAACTTCCCTACTTCTATTACAGATCCTCAGCCAATGGGTAAGGTGGGGATGTGTTTTCATCCAGAGCAAGATAGGATTCTCACAGTTCGTGAATGTGCTAGATCTCAG GGATTTCCTGATGGCTATCAGTTTTCTGGTAATATTCAACACAAACACCGACAAATTGGAAATGCGGTTCCTCCCCCATTGGCTTATGCATTGGGGAGGAAGCTTAAAGAAGCAGTGGCTGGAAGGTCCGCTCAGTCAGCAAATAAATGCTGA
- the LOC131160388 gene encoding probable carboxylesterase 18, translated as MATQRLSSPTLPWTTKLVSSVLSAITDASLRPNGTLNRRLVNFLDFKSPANPSPVNGVSTSDVTVDAARKLWFRIFVPTVDAPLPVILFFHGGGFAFLSADSKAYDAVCRRFARKIPAVVVSVNYRLAPEHRFPSQYDDGFDVLKFLDEWGRLPENADPARCFVAGDSAGANLSHHVALRACATKFRRVKVVGVVAIQPFFGGEERTGSEIRLPRAPIVSVKRTDWMWKVFLPEGSDRDHAAANVCGPNSPDISRMEYPATLVFVGGMDPLQDWQRRYYDWVKRSGKEAYLIEYPNAIHAFYVFPQLPEASLLMAEVKDFVHKQSSAAAGAGSAPAVTK; from the coding sequence ATGGCCACACAACGACTATCCTCGCCCACCCTCCCATGGACCACCAAGTTAGTCTCCTCCGTCCTCTCCGCCATCACCGACGCCTCTCTCCGTCCCAACGGCACCCTCAATCGCCGCCTCGTCAACTTCCTCGACTTCAAGTCTCCCGCTAATCCCTCCCCCGTCAATGGCGTCTCCACCTCCGATGTTACCGTTGACGCCGCCCGCAAGCTCTGGTTCCGGATCTTCGTCCCCACCGTCGACGCCCCGCTCCCCGTCATCCTCTTCTTCCACGGCGGCGGGTTCGCCTTCCTCAGCGCTGATTCCAAGGCCTACGACGCCGTCTGCCGCCGCTTCGCCCGCAAAATCCCCGCCGTCGTCGTCTCTGTTAACTACCGCCTCGCTCCCGAGCACCGGTTCCCCTCCCAGTACGACGACGGATTCGACGTCCTGAAATTCCTCGACGAGTGGGGGCGACTGCCGGAGAATGCGGATCCGGCGAGGTGCTTCGTCGCCGGGGACAGCGCCGGGGCCAACCTGTCTCACCACGTCGCGCTCAGAGCGTGCGCCACGAAGTTCCGGAGGGTGAAAGTGGTGGGGGTGGTGGCGATTCAGCCGTTCTTCGGGGGAGAGGAGCGAACCGGATCTGAGATCCGGCTTCCGAGAGCTCCGATAGTGTCGGTGAAGCGGACAGATTGGATGTGGAAGGTGTTTCTGCCGGAGGGATCTGATCGAGACCACGCGGCGGCGAACGTGTGCGGGCCGAATTCCCCGGACATATCGCGAATGGAGTATCCGGCGACGCTGGTGTTCGTGGGGGGTATGGATCCGTTGCAGGACTGGCAGAGAAGGTACTACGATTGGGTGAAGAGATCCGGAAAGGAAGCGTACCTGATTGAGTACCCAAACGCGATTCACGCTTTCTACGTGTTTCCTCAACTGCCGGAAGCTTCCTTGTTAATGGCGGAAGTGAAGGATTTCGTTCACAAACAGTCTTCTGCTGCCGCCGGAGCCGGCTCTGCGCCGGCGGTTACCAAATAG